The Deltaproteobacteria bacterium HGW-Deltaproteobacteria-6 genome has a segment encoding these proteins:
- a CDS encoding acyl-CoA dehydrogenase, translated as MAEKFISDRNLKFLLYELNDTEALLKYPRYADHSREVFDMIMDTAMRMGKDLFKPLFEEMDRKGPEYVNGEVKVHPKVRDIMRECGAGGWIAATFPYDLGGQQLPFTVGIMVPTAIFGAANYSAAVYHGLTHGAAGLIVSYGTQEMKDTYLPKMIAGEWQGTMALTEPQAGSSLTDLTTTATPTDQGYYKIKGQKLFISAGDHDGADNVIHLALVRLKDAPPGVKGISLFIIPKKRVKADGSLEFNDVNCAGIYHKLGYRGAPITQLAFGENDDCRGYLVGEANKGLGYMFQMMNGARIDVGLGAACISSAAYYASLEYARERPQGRKLTSKDPLSPQVPIIEHADIRRMLLFQRSIVEGSLALLVQCGLYEDMEGVTEGEEHENYNLLLELLTPVAKTYPAEMGILSCSTGLQILGGYGFCEEFPLEQLYRDVRIHTIHEGTTGIQGMDLLGRKMMMKKGKAAQLYIAEVRKAIKEAEGDAELKPFAEKMTAALAQLEKVTAHQFAIAAKQGPEMFLADATLYLEFFSIIAIGWQWLRQAAYARKALEKGAGEADTNFYNGKLVTCRYFFGYELPKIEGLAERLLNGDGLTVTMKNEYFED; from the coding sequence ATGGCAGAAAAATTTATCAGCGATCGAAATTTGAAGTTTTTGTTGTATGAGCTAAACGACACGGAAGCCCTTTTGAAATATCCCCGTTACGCCGATCACAGCCGGGAAGTTTTCGACATGATCATGGATACGGCGATGAGAATGGGCAAAGATCTCTTTAAACCCCTTTTCGAGGAAATGGACCGCAAGGGGCCTGAATATGTGAATGGCGAAGTCAAAGTTCATCCCAAGGTCCGTGACATTATGAGGGAATGCGGCGCGGGCGGCTGGATTGCAGCGACCTTCCCCTACGACCTCGGCGGACAACAACTGCCGTTCACCGTCGGTATCATGGTACCGACGGCCATTTTCGGCGCGGCCAATTACTCGGCCGCCGTCTATCACGGCCTGACACATGGCGCGGCGGGCCTGATTGTTTCCTACGGCACGCAGGAAATGAAAGATACCTATCTGCCCAAAATGATTGCCGGCGAATGGCAGGGTACGATGGCGCTGACCGAACCGCAGGCGGGCTCGTCGCTCACCGACCTCACGACCACGGCGACGCCGACGGATCAGGGGTACTATAAAATCAAAGGCCAGAAGCTGTTCATATCCGCGGGCGATCATGACGGCGCGGACAATGTCATTCACCTGGCGCTGGTCAGACTCAAAGACGCACCTCCCGGCGTCAAAGGCATTTCGCTTTTCATTATTCCGAAGAAGCGCGTGAAGGCCGACGGGTCGCTCGAATTTAACGATGTCAACTGCGCGGGTATTTATCACAAGCTTGGCTACCGCGGCGCGCCCATCACCCAACTGGCTTTCGGTGAAAACGACGACTGCCGGGGCTATCTCGTTGGAGAGGCCAATAAAGGCCTGGGCTACATGTTCCAGATGATGAACGGCGCCCGGATCGATGTGGGACTGGGAGCCGCCTGTATTTCGTCCGCTGCCTACTATGCTTCTCTGGAATACGCCAGGGAAAGACCGCAGGGACGAAAACTGACCTCCAAGGATCCGCTGTCCCCCCAGGTCCCGATCATCGAACATGCGGACATCAGGCGCATGCTCTTGTTTCAACGATCGATTGTGGAAGGGTCGCTGGCGCTGCTGGTCCAATGCGGTCTCTATGAAGATATGGAAGGCGTTACGGAAGGAGAGGAGCATGAAAACTACAACCTGCTTCTCGAACTTTTGACGCCGGTTGCCAAAACCTATCCTGCGGAAATGGGCATTCTATCCTGTTCCACGGGCTTGCAGATTCTCGGCGGCTACGGATTCTGTGAAGAGTTCCCCCTCGAGCAGCTTTACCGCGACGTGCGCATTCACACGATTCATGAAGGCACCACCGGCATTCAGGGTATGGATTTACTGGGCCGCAAAATGATGATGAAGAAAGGCAAGGCCGCCCAATTGTATATAGCGGAAGTGCGCAAAGCCATCAAAGAGGCTGAAGGCGATGCGGAGTTAAAGCCATTTGCTGAAAAGATGACAGCGGCTTTGGCGCAGTTGGAAAAAGTTACTGCGCATCAGTTTGCCATAGCCGCCAAACAGGGTCCGGAAATGTTCCTGGCCGACGCGACGCTGTATCTGGAATTTTTCAGCATTATCGCCATCGGCTGGCAGTGGCTCCGTCAGGCGGCTTACGCCAGAAAGGCTCTGGAAAAGGGAGCCGGCGAGGCGGATACGAATTTCTATAACGGTAAACTTGTTACGTGCCGCTACTTCTTCGGTTATGAACTGCCGAAGATCGAAGGTTTGGCTGAACGCCTCCTAAACGGCGATGGTCTAACAGTGACCATGAAAAACGAATATTTCGAAGATTAG
- a CDS encoding methyl-accepting chemotaxis protein, with the protein MIILFTCFSLEQKTIQNLLMPQEVPMKKRSLQKRILLPIVLLIIIIMGASTAITYLLSSRAFKEDAVSSLAMTAENKADLIDVWVEDAKGMIATSANKTEFKEVLKNDTEETRAKANGELAEQLKHLGVFSYINIANTQGEVRASTITDSVGKVKVPDRQYFQKAMQGEINVSMVYLARTTGKPAFAIAAPIKDGGTVIGVLVGVPDLTKFSEKFVDPVKIGNGGYLYLFDGSGIVFAHRDKSLIMKLNLKDEKWASGIIQTGKGLVSYTYKGIEGTAFLVPCKNVNWTTTAVIPTSEILSRSNSMAVINLVLLGLGLMLVIGSIFFMVRSIVGPINQITEGLHTVADQVATGSSEVASAGQSLADGSARQASAIEETSSSLEEMTAMTRRNADNAIQAKTLMAEARHVVERVDEHVNSMAAAVGEVTRSSEETGKIIKTIDEIAFQTNLLALNAAVEAARAGEAGAGFAVVSDEVRNLAIRAADAARSTSSLIENTITTVHKSRELTAQTQTAFKENMEISAKVGNLVDEIAAASQEQAQGIDQISKAVAEMDKVVQQTAANAEESAGASEEMSGQATRMKKYADDLTVIIAGR; encoded by the coding sequence TTGATCATTCTTTTTACCTGCTTTTCGTTGGAACAAAAAACTATTCAGAATCTGTTGATGCCACAGGAGGTTCCTATGAAGAAAAGAAGTCTGCAAAAAAGAATCCTGCTTCCCATCGTTTTGCTGATTATCATCATTATGGGCGCTTCAACCGCGATTACTTATTTATTGTCCTCCCGCGCATTTAAGGAAGACGCCGTCAGTTCACTGGCCATGACCGCTGAGAATAAAGCCGACCTGATTGATGTCTGGGTGGAGGATGCCAAAGGCATGATTGCCACATCAGCCAATAAAACAGAGTTTAAAGAAGTGTTGAAAAACGACACGGAAGAAACAAGGGCAAAGGCCAATGGCGAATTAGCCGAGCAACTCAAGCACCTCGGTGTCTTCTCGTACATTAACATTGCTAATACCCAGGGTGAAGTACGGGCATCGACCATAACGGATTCCGTCGGTAAAGTTAAAGTGCCCGACCGGCAGTATTTTCAAAAGGCGATGCAGGGAGAAATAAACGTCTCCATGGTTTATCTCGCCAGAACAACGGGCAAGCCGGCATTCGCCATTGCCGCGCCGATTAAAGACGGCGGCACAGTCATCGGCGTTCTGGTCGGTGTGCCGGACCTGACCAAATTCAGCGAAAAATTTGTCGATCCGGTTAAAATAGGAAACGGGGGCTACCTCTACCTTTTCGACGGATCGGGAATCGTTTTTGCGCACCGGGACAAATCTCTGATTATGAAACTGAATCTGAAGGATGAAAAATGGGCAAGTGGTATCATTCAAACCGGTAAAGGGCTGGTGTCTTACACGTACAAAGGAATTGAGGGTACGGCCTTTCTCGTTCCCTGTAAAAACGTGAACTGGACCACAACCGCAGTCATCCCCACCAGCGAGATACTTTCCCGTTCCAACTCGATGGCGGTGATCAATCTGGTGCTGCTGGGCCTGGGGCTTATGCTGGTCATAGGTTCCATTTTCTTTATGGTCCGTTCGATTGTCGGACCGATCAATCAAATAACGGAAGGCCTGCACACCGTTGCAGATCAGGTGGCAACGGGGTCCAGCGAGGTTGCCTCGGCCGGTCAGTCGCTGGCGGATGGCTCGGCCAGACAGGCGTCAGCGATTGAAGAGACCTCCTCGTCGCTGGAGGAAATGACGGCCATGACCAGGCGAAACGCCGACAACGCCATACAGGCTAAAACCCTGATGGCCGAAGCCCGGCATGTTGTGGAACGAGTCGATGAGCATGTCAACAGCATGGCCGCAGCGGTAGGCGAAGTGACACGGTCAAGCGAAGAAACGGGAAAAATCATCAAAACCATCGATGAGATTGCATTTCAAACCAACCTGCTGGCTCTTAATGCCGCCGTGGAAGCGGCGCGCGCAGGTGAAGCGGGCGCGGGGTTTGCGGTGGTGTCCGATGAGGTGCGCAATCTGGCGATCCGCGCCGCCGACGCGGCCCGCAGCACATCTTCTCTGATCGAAAACACCATCACCACGGTACACAAAAGCCGTGAACTGACGGCGCAAACACAGACGGCTTTCAAGGAGAACATGGAAATTTCCGCCAAGGTCGGAAATCTGGTTGATGAAATTGCGGCGGCCTCACAGGAACAGGCTCAGGGAATTGATCAAATCAGTAAAGCCGTAGCGGAAATGGACAAAGTCGTCCAGCAAACGGCGGCCAATGCCGAAGAATCCGCCGGCGCATCCGAGGAAATGAGCGGTCAAGCCACTCGTATGAAAAAATACGCCGATGATTTGACGGTCATTATTGCCGGCCGCTGA
- a CDS encoding metallophosphoesterase → MNMEAKMILFLLTFLCLYGGINFYFFFRARSILHFSGFLQSAILILIILLILAPVIVRILESLHQEQLAQLAAITGYVWMAFVFLFFFLSISLELIRIIHKLIVPETGTLTLKTATFGIAVLLATGLVAYGYIDAQRIRVRNLQITTNQFLPGNGQLRIVQISDVHVGIIIRNNRLNPLLERIRECRPDILVSTGDLLDGELDNILGDAKRFDAIKAPYGKFAIFGNHEYYAGLEKSIAFTEAAGFRLLRDDITQAAGITIFGQDDITGLRWSDSNKRDFFKKALSEKRDGFVLLLKHQPRIDEWANFNLHLSGHTHGGQIFPFGLVTKLYFPKNYGLHELAPNKQLYVSRGAGTWGPPIRVFAPPEITIIDLIGKKP, encoded by the coding sequence ATGAATATGGAAGCCAAGATGATTCTTTTTCTTTTAACCTTTTTATGCCTTTACGGCGGGATTAATTTTTATTTCTTTTTCCGGGCCAGAAGCATCCTGCACTTTTCGGGTTTTTTACAGAGTGCGATTCTGATCCTTATCATCCTGCTGATTCTTGCGCCGGTCATTGTCCGGATACTGGAATCCCTCCATCAAGAACAGCTGGCACAGCTGGCCGCCATTACCGGCTATGTCTGGATGGCGTTTGTTTTTCTTTTTTTCTTTTTAAGCATTTCGCTGGAATTGATCCGGATTATCCACAAGTTGATCGTTCCCGAAACCGGCACGCTCACGCTCAAAACCGCCACGTTCGGTATTGCCGTGCTTCTGGCCACAGGCCTCGTGGCCTATGGTTACATCGATGCTCAGCGAATCCGCGTCAGAAATCTGCAAATTACCACCAACCAGTTTCTCCCCGGCAACGGACAACTTCGCATCGTCCAGATCTCCGACGTGCATGTGGGGATCATCATCCGCAACAACCGTTTAAATCCGCTTCTGGAGCGGATCCGGGAATGCCGGCCCGATATTCTGGTTTCCACGGGTGATCTCCTCGATGGAGAACTCGACAATATCCTGGGGGATGCTAAACGTTTCGATGCGATCAAAGCACCCTACGGCAAATTTGCCATTTTCGGCAATCATGAATATTACGCGGGGCTCGAAAAATCCATCGCCTTTACGGAAGCGGCGGGCTTCCGCCTGCTGCGCGATGACATCACACAGGCGGCAGGCATCACCATTTTCGGTCAGGACGACATCACCGGCCTCAGATGGAGCGATTCCAATAAAAGAGATTTTTTTAAAAAGGCTCTGTCCGAAAAGCGCGACGGCTTTGTTCTGCTGTTAAAGCATCAACCCCGCATCGATGAATGGGCCAATTTCAATTTACACCTCTCCGGCCACACACATGGCGGCCAGATTTTTCCTTTCGGACTGGTCACGAAACTATATTTTCCTAAAAACTACGGTTTGCATGAACTCGCCCCGAACAAGCAACTCTATGTCAGCCGGGGCGCCGGCACCTGGGGTCCACCCATTCGCGTCTTTGCCCCGCCGGAAATCACCATCATTGACCTGATCGGCAAAAAACCCTGA
- a CDS encoding 30S ribosomal protein S20, with amino-acid sequence MATHKSAEKRDRQSKVRRERNIAAKSAIKTKVKTVLAAVEGKNKENSVNALKTAVPVLAKAASKGLIHKKNASRKISRLTKKVNALQG; translated from the coding sequence TTGGCAACACATAAATCAGCAGAAAAAAGAGATCGTCAAAGCAAGGTCCGCCGGGAGCGCAATATTGCCGCCAAGTCAGCAATCAAAACCAAAGTTAAAACAGTTCTGGCAGCCGTCGAGGGTAAAAACAAAGAGAACTCGGTAAATGCTTTGAAAACAGCTGTTCCGGTGCTGGCCAAAGCAGCGTCCAAAGGCCTGATCCACAAGAAAAATGCATCCCGCAAAATTTCGCGCTTAACCAAGAAAGTTAATGCCCTTCAGGGATAA
- a CDS encoding SAM-dependent methyltransferase — MKNHYVHGYDPKENIRLQDQASTLVELLHADTVYPAGSRVLEAGCGVAAQTVTLAQNSPATLITSVDISEVSIAEAKRKAADTGLTNVQFQQADIFNLPFAAESFDHVFICFVLEHLTNPREALFALKRVLKKGGTITVIEGDHGSAYFHPASDAAHRAIQCQVELQRRAGGNAMIGRELYPLLSSAGFHPVRVSPRMVYVDSGKPELVEGFTKKTFTAMIEGIRAPALQAGLLEQDIFDQGIRDLHRTTGDDGVFCYTFFKAVGEKSFA, encoded by the coding sequence ATGAAGAATCACTACGTTCACGGTTATGACCCAAAAGAAAATATTCGACTACAGGACCAGGCTTCGACACTGGTAGAATTACTGCATGCCGATACGGTGTATCCGGCGGGAAGCCGCGTGCTGGAGGCAGGTTGCGGCGTGGCGGCGCAAACCGTCACACTCGCCCAAAACAGTCCGGCCACGCTGATCACATCCGTGGATATATCGGAAGTTTCCATTGCCGAAGCCAAACGAAAGGCAGCCGACACGGGGCTTACGAACGTGCAATTCCAGCAGGCGGATATCTTTAATCTGCCGTTCGCAGCGGAGTCTTTTGACCATGTCTTTATCTGTTTCGTTCTGGAGCATCTCACGAATCCCCGGGAGGCACTCTTCGCTTTAAAGCGGGTTCTCAAAAAAGGAGGAACCATCACGGTCATCGAGGGGGATCACGGTTCAGCCTATTTTCATCCGGCAAGTGATGCGGCGCACAGGGCAATTCAGTGTCAGGTTGAGCTGCAGCGCCGGGCCGGGGGCAATGCCATGATCGGACGGGAGCTTTATCCCCTGCTCAGCAGTGCGGGTTTCCATCCGGTTCGCGTCTCTCCCCGGATGGTCTATGTCGATTCCGGCAAACCGGAGCTTGTGGAAGGATTCACAAAAAAAACTTTCACCGCCATGATTGAGGGCATACGCGCTCCCGCTCTTCAGGCAGGCCTTCTGGAGCAGGATATATTCGATCAGGGAATCAGGGATCTGCACAGAACGACCGGAGACGACGGCGTCTTTTGCTATACTTTTTTTAAGGCTGTAGGCGAAAAGTCTTTTGCGTAG
- a CDS encoding glycosyltransferase: MADKSISVVVPVYNSEQSLPLLIDRLNKVLMASCQDFEVILVNDGSRDGSWETIVSLAQQYSWLHGINLMRNYGQHNALLCGIRKAKHELIVTIDDDLQNPPEEIPGLVARLEEGYDVVYGTPQAQQHGVLRDLASIITKMALQGFMGAHAARQVSAFRVFRTELREAFHQYHGSFVSIDVLLTWGAEKFSAVSVRHEPRTIGQSNYTVSRLFRHAINMMTGFSVMPLQVASFLGFACTIFGLFILVYVITIFLVHGSPVPGFTFLASIIAIFSGAQLLALGIIGEYLARMHFRSLGHPSSVIRGTTDDKKGK, from the coding sequence ATGGCAGATAAATCCATATCCGTTGTCGTTCCCGTTTATAACAGTGAGCAATCCTTGCCGCTGCTTATAGACCGTCTTAACAAAGTCCTCATGGCTTCCTGTCAGGATTTCGAGGTGATCCTAGTTAACGACGGAAGCCGTGACGGAAGCTGGGAAACCATAGTTTCATTGGCTCAACAATATTCCTGGCTTCATGGCATAAATCTTATGCGTAATTACGGCCAGCATAATGCTCTGCTGTGCGGTATCCGCAAAGCTAAACACGAGCTTATTGTTACCATCGATGACGATCTCCAGAACCCGCCCGAGGAAATCCCCGGGCTTGTCGCCCGGCTGGAAGAGGGCTACGACGTCGTTTATGGCACGCCACAGGCACAGCAGCATGGAGTATTGCGCGATCTGGCCTCCATCATTACTAAAATGGCGCTTCAGGGCTTCATGGGGGCGCATGCAGCTCGCCAGGTCAGTGCCTTCCGCGTATTCCGGACTGAATTGCGTGAAGCTTTCCATCAATACCACGGTTCCTTCGTCTCCATTGATGTTCTGCTGACCTGGGGAGCGGAAAAGTTCTCAGCGGTTTCTGTGCGGCATGAACCAAGGACCATCGGGCAGTCTAATTATACCGTTTCGCGTCTCTTCAGGCACGCCATAAATATGATGACAGGATTTTCCGTCATGCCGCTGCAGGTTGCAAGTTTCCTGGGATTTGCCTGCACGATTTTTGGCCTTTTCATCCTGGTCTATGTCATTACCATTTTTCTGGTTCACGGCAGTCCGGTTCCAGGGTTTACGTTTCTTGCGTCGATTATTGCAATATTTTCCGGCGCACAGCTCCTTGCTCTGGGCATAATCGGCGAATATCTGGCACGTATGCACTTTCGAAGCTTGGGTCATCCCTCCAGTGTCATACGCGGTACAACGGATGACAAAAAGGGAAAATAA